AGCCGTCCTCGTCCCACTCCACTGGGGTCAGGAACGTCTCGCGGCCGAGCACGTGCACGTCGGGCGTGAAGCCGCGGGGTCGGACGCCGAGCAGCACCATCCACCAACTGCCGTCGGGAGCCTCCACCAGGTCGGCGTGGCCGGTGTTCTGGATGGAGCGGGCGGTACCGCTGTGGGACAGCAGGGGGTTGGCGGGTGCGCCTTCCCAGGGGCCGCGCGGCGAGCGGCCGCGGGCGATGGACACGCTGTGGCCGCGTTCGGTGCCGCCTTCCGCGATCAGCAGGTACCACCAGTCGCCGATGCGGTAGAGGTGCGGCGCCTCGGGATACTTGAGGCCGCTGCCCGACCACGTGGCAAAGGGCCCCTCCAGCACCTCCCCCTTGACCGGGTCGATCCTGGCCATGTTGATGCCGCCTTCGGGCCCGGAGAACGCACACCAGCAGGTGCCGTCCTCCTCCCACGCCAGATCGGGGTCGATCCCGTGCAGGTCGATCCACACCGGGTCGCTCCACGGCCCCTCGGGCCGCTCGGCCGAGACGACGAAGTTGCCGCCGCCGTTGATATTGGTGTTGATGACCCAGTAACGGCCGTCGTGGTGGCGGATCGTGGGGGCGTAGAGGCCGCCGGACGCCTTGGATCCGGGGAGAGGCAGCGGCAGTTGCTCGGGCCGGTCGAGCACGTTGCCGATCTGCTCCCAGTGCACGAGGTCCTTGCTGTGGAAGATCGGCAGCCCGGGGAAGTACTCGAAGCTGGAGCACACCAGGTAGTAGTCGTCACCGACCCTGCACACGCTCGGATCGGGGTGGAACCCGCTGATCACAGGGTTGTCGTACGTACGCACAGAATGTGTTCCTTTCGGGCAGCCGGGCACCGTGGAGCGGGCCCAAGGGGTGCCGTAACTGCTGGTTACGGGGGAGACGATCGTGTCGTGGCTGGTTGGATCACGGCGTTGGAACCGCGCGCGACGCTGTGGGCGTAGCGCCGCAGCGTCGCACCGAACTAGGCCCTGTCGTCAAACTCCCGCCTGCCCCGCGACGCCATGCACGCTCCCCCAAGCTCTTCGAGCAGGGGGGACCCCCATTCGCCGCACCGAGCGCAGACCCAAGTACATCCAGTACGAGGGTCAGCGCCCGGCACGCCGAGAGCACGCACCTGACGCCGCAGGGCCCGCCCTTCGGGCGGACGACGGGAGTTTGACGACAGGACCTAGCGGGATCCGCCCAGCAGCCGGGCCGGGTCGCGGGGGCTGAGCACGACGTCGGCGGACGCGCCGTCCCGGTCGGGGGCGTGCAGGCCGGCACCGAGGTTCAGGACCTCGGCGTGGACTCCCCCGGTCGCCGGCCCTAAGGTCCAGCGCCTCACTGGTCGGTGAGCAGTCGGCGGCAGGAGTACGTGCGCGGCGAGCTGATGCCTCGGGTCATCACGCCGGGGACCTCCGGCCCGGTCGGACCGGAGTCGGGGGGCGCGCCCCGGCTCCAGCCCGATCCCTGCCCGCGCGTGTCCATAGGCGCAAGGCTCTCGTTGCGTCAGCGGCACTCGACGGTGACGACGGGATGCAGCCTGCGGGTGTGGTCGACCTCCCGGACCGGGCCGGTCAGGCGCAGCGGGACCGTGATGCGGTGGTCGGTGCTGCTGGCGGAGATCCGCAGCTCCAGCTCGCCGGGCTCGACGATGCGACGGCCCGCGCGGCCGGTGAAGGAGGCCAGGTCCGCGGGCAGTTCCAGGAGGACCCGGCAGACTTCCCCGGTTTCGAGGGGGAGGCGCCGGTAGCCGACGAGGCGCTGCATCGGCTGGACCACGGAGGCCACCGGGTCGTGCAGGTAGAACTGCACCACCTCGCAGCCGGAGCGTTCGCCGGTGTTGCGGACCTCAAAGGCGATCCGGAAGCTGCCGTCGGTGCCGGTCTCCGCGACGCTGACGTCGAGCGCGGACCACTCGAATTCCGTGTAGCCGAGCCCGTGCCCGAACCCGTAGGCCGCGCTGGTACTGGTGCTGGACACGTCGCTGTCCTGGGCCAGTCGGGCGGCCAGGTAGGTGGAGGGCTGAACACCCTTGTGCCGCGGCACACTCACGGGCAACCGTCCGGAGGGGTTCACCCGCCCGCTCAGCACGCCGGCGATCGCCTCGGTGCCCGCCTCCCCAGGGAAGAAGGACTGCACGATCGCCGCCGCCTCCGTGTCGGCGCGACCCAGTGCGTAAGGGCGGCCCGCCAGCATGACGAGCACCACGGGCGTGCCGGCATCCAGCAGGGCGTCGAGCAACTGCTGCTGCACGCCAGGCAGTTGAATCGATTCGGCGTCGCATCCCTCGCCGCTGGTACCGCGGCCGAACAGACCGGCGCGGTCCCCGAGAGCGAGCACCACGACATCGGCGACGCGGGCCGCCGCGACCGCCTCGGCGAAGCCGGCCGTGCTGTCGCCGTCGACCGTCGCACCGGGCGCGGAGAAGATCTCGGCGTCGGGGAACTCGGCCGCCAAGGTCTCCCGCAGCGTGGGCAGCGCGATGCCGGTCGGGACCTCGGGGTGTTGCGAGCCGACGTGCACGGGGAAGGAGTAGCAGCCCAGCACGGCCGTCGGGGTGTCGGCGTTGGGGCCGATCAGCGCGATCCGGCGGGGGCGGCCGAGCGGCAGCGTGCCGTCATTGCGCAGCAGCACGACGGCCTGCTCCGCCAGTTCGCGCGCCAACTCCCGGTTGGCCGGGGGGTCCAGGTCGACGCTGCCGCGCAGCGCCTCGGGAACGGCCAGTTCCGCTCCGGAGAGCGCCTGCGGAACCGGGTTCCAGTCGGGGTCGAGCAGGCCGAGCTGTGCCTTCTGGATGAGGATCCGGCGCAGGGCGCGATCGATCAGCTCCTCAGGGACGGTGCCGACCTCGACCGCGTCGAGCAGCGGCTGTCCGAATGTCTTGACGGTCGGCAGCTCGACGTCGACGCCACTGGCGAGGGCAAGCCCGGCGGCCTCGTCCCAGCTTCCGGCGACGCCGTGCAGGAGCTTGAGGAAGGCGATGCCGAAGTAGTCCGCCACCACCGTCCCGTCGAAGCCCCAGGTGTCCCGGAGCAGACCGGTGAGCAGTTCCTGGTCGGCGGCCGAGGGGATGCCGTCGGTGTCGGTGTAGGCGTGCATGACCGAGCGCGGTCGGCCCTCGCGCAGCGCCATCTCGAACGGGGGAAGGATGACGTCGGCGCGCTCGCGGACGCCCATGGAGACCGGTGCGAGGTTGCGGCCGGCCCGCGAGGCGGAGTAGCCGGCGAAGTGCTTGAGCGTGGCGACGATCCCGGCGGACTCCAGGCCCTGCACGTAAGCGGTGGCGATGGTGCCGACCAGGTACGGGTCCTCGCCGATGGTCTCCTCGACGCGGCCCCAGCGGGCGTCGCGCACCACGTCGAGCACGGGGGCGAGGCCCTGGTGGACGCCGACGGCGCGCATGTCGGTCCCGATGGCGGTGGCCATGGTGCGCACCAGCTCGGGGTTGAAGGTCGCTCCCCAGGACAGCGGGACCGGGTAGGCGGTCGCCCCCCAGGCCGCGAACCCGGCCAGGCACTCCTCGTGGGCGATCGCGGGTATGCCGAAGCGGTTGGCGGCGACGATGCGCTGCTGGGAGCGGGCGAGCGAGAGCGCACCGACGGCGGCGTCCACGGGAACGGTGCCGAAGGGGCGGGTCAGCTGGCCCAGACCGTTCGGCAGCAGCTCGTCCAGGTCCGGCGGCTCCTCCATCTCGTGCTGGTGCGGGGCGACCTCGCCGCCCTCGTCGGAGGCGCCCACCCAGACGCCGACCAGTTGCGCCGTCTTCTCCCGCAGGGTCATCGCCGCGATCAGGGCGTCGGCCCTGGTCGCGGGGTCGAGCGAGACGTCCCGCCACGCAGGGGTGGCGAGCTCGACGGTGGGGTTCATGTTGCCGGTCACTTTCCTCCGACCCCCATGAGCCCCTGGACCAGGGCGCGGCGGGCGAACAGGTAAACGATGAAAATGGGGAGCATGGACAGCACCACGGCGCTGAGCAGTCCGGGGACGTCGACGCCGTGTTCGGTCTGGAAGTTGTACAGACCGAGGGTGATCACCTTGGTCGACTCCGACTGGGTGAGGATCAGCGGGAAGAGGAAGCCGTTCCAGGCCTGCAGGGCCGAGAAGACGACGATGGAGGAGAGCCCGCTTTTCGACAGCGGCAGGACCAGTTGGATGAAGACCCGCCGTGGGGAGGCTCCGTCCATCGCCATGGCTTCGTACAGCTCAGGGGTGATGTCGCGCATCGTCCCGGTCAGCACCAGGGTGCACACCGGCAGCGAGAACGCGGCGGTGGGCAGGATGACGCCGATCAGGTGGTCATAGAGCCCGGCCTGGCTGATCACGTAGAACATCGGCACGATCACCGCCTGCGCGGGGATCGCGAGTCCCAGCAGGAAAACCCGGAACACGACGGTGATGGTCCGGCCCTGGGCGCGCACGATGGCGTAGGCGAGCGGCGGCACCACCACCAGCACGATGCCGACGACGCTGACGGTGACGATCAGGGTGTTGAGGAAGTCCTGGCCGAAGCCGTTGGAGAACGCGTTGAGGTAGTTGCTCAGGGTCAGCTGCGACGGAAAGCTCAGCGGGCCCTGGGTGGAGTAGTTGGAGGTGGTGCGCAGGGTCGCGACCAGCAGCACGTAGAGCGGCAGACCGACCAGAGCGAGCCATATCAGGGAGCCCAGTCCGGCAAGGTAGTTGGGGCGCTGTCGCATCAGACCCCCTCCGCCGTGCTGCGCATCTTGTCGTAGCCGGAGAACCGGACCACGGCCAGGGAGATGAGCGTGGCCACCACGACCAGGACCAGCGCGATGGCCGAGCCGGCGCCGAAGTCGAAATTCTTGAAGCTCTGCTGGTACATGTAGTAGGCGCTGACCGTGGTGTCCGTGCCGGGGCCGCCCTGGGTGAGGATCAGCACCGTGTCGAACGTGGTCAGCCCGCCGACGACCATGAGGATCATCGAGGTGATCGCGGTGTTGCGCAGTTGCGGCAGGGTGATGTGGAAGAACTGCCGCACGGTGCCGGCCCCGTCGATCGCCGCGGCCTGGTAGAGCACCTGCGGAATCGCGCGGGCGCCGCCCTGGTAGAGGAGTGTGTGCAGGGGGGTGAACTGCCACATTCCGACAAAGGTCAGCACCCCGATCGAACCGGTCTGGCTGCCGAGCAGGTTGCCGTCACCGAACAGCCAGGGAAGCTGGCCCGGCATGCCGAAGTTGGGGTCGAGCAGGGCGCGCCATACCACCGAGACCGCGGTCGCCGAGAGCAGCAGGGGGACGAAGAAGATCGCGGACAGCACGGCCCGGTTGCGCTGGTAGCCGGCCGCCCAGACGCCCAGCAGGATGCTGATGGGCGTCTGCGTCACGACCCCGAGCACGGTGAGCACGAGGGTGAGCCAGATGCTCTGGGTCATCACCGGGTCGTGGATCAGCTTGGTCCAGTTCGCCAGGCCGTTGAAGTGCGGCGAGGTGATGCCGTCCCAGCTGGTGAAGGACAGCACCGCGACCAGCACCAGCGGGAGGATCGCGAACAGGAGGAAGAAGACGGTCGCGGGTACCGCCCAGACGAAGCCCGGGCGGGTCACCCCGACGCCGGCCCGGCGCGCCTTGAGGCGGCGGCCGGACACGGCTGCGAGAGAAAGTGAGCTCATCGGTCCTACTCAGGAGTTGGACAGCGACTGCATCGCCTGGATGAAGCCGTTGGCGTCGGTCTTGCCGTCGAAGAACTTCACAATGGCCGTGTGGAGCGGCGTGGCCGCGGCCGGCGGGTAGGCCTGGTCCCAGGACAGCTGGAACGACGGGGCCGCCTTGACCAGGTCGAACTGGAACTTCGAGTAGTCCGGGCTGGCCGAGGTGGACAGGAACTTGTCGGTGTTGGTGGTGGTCGGCAGATTGCCGATGCCGAGCTGCGCCTTCACGAACTCGTCGGAGTACATGAGCTTGAGGAAGGCCGCCACGGTGTCGGGGTGCTTGGTCTTCTTCAGGACGGAGTAGAAGTTGTTGGTGTTGC
The Streptomyces sp. CGMCC 4.7035 DNA segment above includes these coding regions:
- a CDS encoding carbohydrate ABC transporter permease, with protein sequence MSSLSLAAVSGRRLKARRAGVGVTRPGFVWAVPATVFFLLFAILPLVLVAVLSFTSWDGITSPHFNGLANWTKLIHDPVMTQSIWLTLVLTVLGVVTQTPISILLGVWAAGYQRNRAVLSAIFFVPLLLSATAVSVVWRALLDPNFGMPGQLPWLFGDGNLLGSQTGSIGVLTFVGMWQFTPLHTLLYQGGARAIPQVLYQAAAIDGAGTVRQFFHITLPQLRNTAITSMILMVVGGLTTFDTVLILTQGGPGTDTTVSAYYMYQQSFKNFDFGAGSAIALVLVVVATLISLAVVRFSGYDKMRSTAEGV
- a CDS encoding carbohydrate ABC transporter permease — translated: MRQRPNYLAGLGSLIWLALVGLPLYVLLVATLRTTSNYSTQGPLSFPSQLTLSNYLNAFSNGFGQDFLNTLIVTVSVVGIVLVVVPPLAYAIVRAQGRTITVVFRVFLLGLAIPAQAVIVPMFYVISQAGLYDHLIGVILPTAAFSLPVCTLVLTGTMRDITPELYEAMAMDGASPRRVFIQLVLPLSKSGLSSIVVFSALQAWNGFLFPLILTQSESTKVITLGLYNFQTEHGVDVPGLLSAVVLSMLPIFIVYLFARRALVQGLMGVGGK
- a CDS encoding glycoside hydrolase family 43 protein; translated protein: MRTYDNPVISGFHPDPSVCRVGDDYYLVCSSFEYFPGLPIFHSKDLVHWEQIGNVLDRPEQLPLPLPGSKASGGLYAPTIRHHDGRYWVINTNINGGGNFVVSAERPEGPWSDPVWIDLHGIDPDLAWEEDGTCWCAFSGPEGGINMARIDPVKGEVLEGPFATWSGSGLKYPEAPHLYRIGDWWYLLIAEGGTERGHSVSIARGRSPRGPWEGAPANPLLSHSGTARSIQNTGHADLVEAPDGSWWMVLLGVRPRGFTPDVHVLGRETFLTPVEWDEDGWPVVAPVPESHAAPGGAWHPVPALPARDDFDESALAPQWVSPFTRPEGSWSLTERPGWLALNATGATLDRPGYTFVGRRQQHHDCRVTAAIDPGTGRGGLCVRLDEAHHYELEVGNGEAGVVARIGPLRQTVASRPVPSGPLTLTVAIRTNDLVPASPELTDGGTTGPDTIAFWVGDPDASDAQPLVELDGRYLSTEVACGFTGRVIGMYATEGTVAFDWFEYAPASAPPLDAR
- a CDS encoding acetylxylan esterase, giving the protein MDTRGQGSGWSRGAPPDSGPTGPEVPGVMTRGISSPRTYSCRRLLTDQ
- a CDS encoding beta-xylosidase/alpha-l-arabinosidase, whose amino-acid sequence is MNPTVELATPAWRDVSLDPATRADALIAAMTLREKTAQLVGVWVGASDEGGEVAPHQHEMEEPPDLDELLPNGLGQLTRPFGTVPVDAAVGALSLARSQQRIVAANRFGIPAIAHEECLAGFAAWGATAYPVPLSWGATFNPELVRTMATAIGTDMRAVGVHQGLAPVLDVVRDARWGRVEETIGEDPYLVGTIATAYVQGLESAGIVATLKHFAGYSASRAGRNLAPVSMGVRERADVILPPFEMALREGRPRSVMHAYTDTDGIPSAADQELLTGLLRDTWGFDGTVVADYFGIAFLKLLHGVAGSWDEAAGLALASGVDVELPTVKTFGQPLLDAVEVGTVPEELIDRALRRILIQKAQLGLLDPDWNPVPQALSGAELAVPEALRGSVDLDPPANRELARELAEQAVVLLRNDGTLPLGRPRRIALIGPNADTPTAVLGCYSFPVHVGSQHPEVPTGIALPTLRETLAAEFPDAEIFSAPGATVDGDSTAGFAEAVAAARVADVVVLALGDRAGLFGRGTSGEGCDAESIQLPGVQQQLLDALLDAGTPVVLVMLAGRPYALGRADTEAAAIVQSFFPGEAGTEAIAGVLSGRVNPSGRLPVSVPRHKGVQPSTYLAARLAQDSDVSSTSTSAAYGFGHGLGYTEFEWSALDVSVAETGTDGSFRIAFEVRNTGERSGCEVVQFYLHDPVASVVQPMQRLVGYRRLPLETGEVCRVLLELPADLASFTGRAGRRIVEPGELELRISASSTDHRITVPLRLTGPVREVDHTRRLHPVVTVECR